The nucleotide window tattaaataataataattttttgaaaaaaaaagagaaggaaaaatttttaaaagaaacacaaataaatatagaaaaaataataggagatataaaatgtaacattttaaatacttgtgaatatataaaaaaaataaaggagttatatttattaatatatatatatatatatatttttgattttaatataaatatgcttgatgaatatttacaaaaaaataatataaaaaatgaaagcaatattataaatattaataataattgcaCACACAAAAAAAGTCAGACATATAATGATGTTGCCAATATAGGAAGTAAAAAAGAGCCTTTTGAAAATTTACTTATTGAAAGAttcataaatttaaataatatatgcaattttGAATTTGCTGAATTTATTTCAAAAgacatatttatttctttattttattcaaataaagatattgcaaaaattactaaaAAATGTCTTCATTGGCAAAATATTGAAAGAGATCATAATATTATTGATAGTTTTAGCCATGATCAAAATAGTATAACTCGGTTGAAcgaaatatgtttttttttttttatgacagttattatatattatattgaaAATGATTTAAAGTTACGAATAAAAGTGTTtatatcattaataaataatattcataaaaataaattaaattttaaaaaatataatttaatactTAAACATAATCCATATTTAAGTAAAATTAAGAAATTGacatgcatatttttataaaaaaaaaaaaaaaaaaaaaatatatatatatatccactttttttatcattacatttttttgtattaaaattttagTAAGGATGTGTTTGcacacatttatataaaaaaatattttttagttttttaaaaattaaaacaaataataatttattataagaaatatttaataaattacatAATATAATCATTGACAAAAAGCAgagaaaatatagaaaatgcaGTTGTATACATAGAAACGAAAATGCCCTGAAAAGGtgagaataaataaatataatatgtttaccataaataaaatgaacaGAAATAAAAGCTATAGAATGAATAACacatgtaaaaataaaaatataataaacagTGTGTGCATAAATCTATGTCTTACATTTATAATAGTCGTGTCACTGTTATCAGATATCAAAACATGTTTCCATCTTAAAGAATAAATAACTTcaaatattgttatagtGGTTAGAACTATGGCTGGGGTTAGTCTTTTTTTGGTTACTCTATAAAAtgtgtaataataatagcagTGATAGTGGTAGTGGTAGTGATAGTGATAGTGGTAGTGATAGTGGTAGTGATAGTGGTAGTGATAGTGGTAGTGGTAGTGGTAGTGGTAGTGATAGTGGTAGTGGTAGTGGTAGTGATAGTGGTAGTGATAGTGGTAGTGATAGCAGCAGTGATAGTGATAGAGCGAAGGGGAACGGAATAAGCATACGAAATAGGATAAAAGTtctttaaaaatgtataggTGTACATAATAATATCTTACTTTCCAttgaaatttttattaagctCATATGTGGCCATTactaaaaagaaaaattatatataatataacagttatatatagaaatatatacaattttatttatgatatattttgttcaaaACATACATCCTAAGAATCCCATAATAAGTTCTCTATATATCAACAATGACTCTTTAACATCTATCTGAATTATGgcctttattataaatatgtttaaatCAACAGTGGACATAATaatgcaaataaaaataaaaattgcaaAGGTTTTGgaattattgaaaaataaCCTAattctgaaaaaaaaaaaaaaaaaaaaaatcaaaataaaaaaataaaaaaaaaaataaaaatcgcAAACTTTTATGTAATATCTGACAAGTATAGGGGGATTATGATGTTTTGGTGAaatgtttttaatatatgaacatggatatatattattacaatttatctaattttggaaaaattatatttttttttcgtcgCTTTGGATCAGAAAATTCCCATTTATAcaactataaaaaataaataggtaataataataataataaaataaattatacatatatgataGTGTTTATAACAAACTATCATCCATATTAGATCCATATTATATCTAtatcatatctatattatatctatatcatatctatattatatctatatattgttttatgcTAACTTCGACATTGAAATATTTCATAGCCCATATGCTCATCAAAATTCCAAATAAATTGCATCCTAGAACATCTAACAAGATCTGTAAAACGAAATTGTGTAGATATACTATGTTTTGTAGAAAATGTTAAGGTTATATATGTACACATGTATTATGTACATATGATGGattcaaaaaaatagtatattaGTATGCAATTGCTCATTCACAATATGTGTGTATGGATATCTTTTTGTGCTTACATGATCCCACCAACATTCGTAAAAATTTGGAagtatatttctaaatttaagTTCAActaattcaaataaaatactattcacatttaaatataaaaaatttctGACTACGAGTCCTTTTCCAAGCCATCCAAGCAAGTGTGCAACTACAAATCTATCAAATTTatcctttaaaaaaaaaaatatatattttttagaatattagactattattttgtacatttttatgcatttatatattgatatttattttttgcttttttttaatacataaaCATTTTCCCATGAATTGCAATTTTCCATATATGTGCGTTCGACTTTGGAAAAGTGGATAGTTGGCTTAACATACTTAATGACTAATTGAATTTCATCTATTGActatataacaaaaaaaaaaaaaaaataataataaaacagtaaaattatataagatTAAAACGgtgtgataataatatttatatatggtatttttttttttattattttatttttttattatttttttttttttttttttgatcttacaaaatattgaataaataatattaatccGAAATATAAGGCcgcaaatatatatattacaattttaaaaaattcccTTTTTACGTTATTAACGTATCGAGTCAAAAGccataatattgaaaaaaaattgagaACAAAAACAATTGAAGatctgaaaaaaaataatatttgtttatatatatatatctctttttttgtatgtatgcatgtatgtatgtatacataaaatggccaaaaattaaattagaCATATCATGGAAACAACATGATCATATTTCGTCtctttctatatatttgGATGTCttgttaataattataaaattttcttACATTATTATTCGTGTTTTAAAATCAAATTGGGAACTAGTaaatgacaataataaaGATCCCAATCCTAAAATCGCTATTGAGCAATCTTTTATCCTATTAaggtaaataaatataataattaatatgggcaaataaatataataattaatatgggtaaataaacataataattaatatgggtaaataaacataataattaatatgggtaaataaacataataattaatatgggtaaataaacataataattaatatgggtaaataaacataataattaatatgggtaaataaacataataattaatatgggtaaataaacataataattaatatggggaaataaacataataattaatatgggtaaatatgtatatgtttttttagttttttttacatttttttaattttcttctaattaaaatattcacCCCCAATAAATATTAAGGCAGTCTTATTTATTGTATGAAATTTATTCTGTACATTACGCAATGtaacatatatttcatatttatatattctgtaaaaaaataaaaaaggtgTAATTGTGATTGTGCTGTgctatatatacacatttataggaaaatattattttataaaaaattggtgtaaatgaatatatacaattttaaaaatatgaaatatttataataagcttgtaaaaaaataatgtaccttttattttttggagGCAGTtgttttagaatataaataaaactataatataaattagtctcaattaaattaaattaaattatgcgatttaaaatttgtttaaatAAACTAGTAAATATCatgatatataaatacaaaaacaATTTGCAACAtattatacacatatatatttattagtgAATAAAATTAAGGAAATTTAATTACCCTTtacattaaaattaaaaaaaaaaaaaaatataagtttcCAAAATTCTAATGGTTTTCTTATCAAATTTGTAAATGGAATATGAttgtaatttatattatgcatTTATAATGAGTAACAAAACAAATGTGCATATGTTCTAGTACCGcacaattattaaaataaataaaaattaacaatatgacaatataacaattaGCAATATGACAATGTAACAATATGACATGACAATatcacaaaaataaaataaccaATTTTAACTTCTTATAATATCTAAGATTGAATCACTGTATCTTTGTATGTGAAAAACTATTACACCAAATGAgtgtgataaaaaaaaagaaataaaaaataaatatattaaaaaaaagtaatattGATTAAATAAATGGTGTTTTTAATATGTATTTCTTTATCTAacattttaatgaatatttcgatattataaaaatttaaaatattattttgtgttGAGGATATAAATTATTGAGCCATGACGAAACTAataaattctttatatttatcatatttatattatttgttacTTTGACAAAATATGattgtatttttaaaattacattttttacacAAATTGCAATCTTATTaccatatttataaattatatactatttttatttcatttcttaaaatatgacaaaaaaaaaccaactaaatttaaattttttttttttttttttttttttttaagaaaaaatcTTTACAAGGAATTGTAGAGTTACCATAATTAATATGTtccatatataaaaataatttttactaaaactattatatatcttaaaatatagatgcaatAAATATCAAgcaacataaataataaaagtatgtatacaaaaataatgatatactATTGTTCTCAAATAAAaccttttttaatatatgctACGTGTGAATGTTATTATTgtaatattttgtatattaaaacatatttaaatattttaatttattttttacaacgAATAAagctatatatatgtatgtatatgtatatgtatatatatgcatatgtatatatatgcatatgtatatatatgcatatgtatatatatgtatatatatatgtgtatacgAAATGTCCGCAACTTTTAAAGTAccaatgtatatatatgatattactaaaaaaatatatttttttctataaaaccaataaaaaattattagacataaatttattataaatatatataagaattAAGAGTGTGgaaattgtttataaaaagaaataaaatacgaataaaaaaaatagttactTTTTCTTGTTTTGaggaaattattttataatatatatttataggtTAAATGTATTggattgtttttttttgatattcatttttatgaaattaaggatgttactatttttaattatatataaataaaaaatatataggatactattatttgcatatatatttattcagtAAAATAGTGATTATGTTATAGACCCATGATATTTGtgtatacaaaattaaaatattcacACTTTAAATAATCATATGTTGTTCACACCTTAAATTAATCATATGTTGTTCacactttttattattatatcattataaaagaaatacaAACCAGTCAGATAGATATACTACCCTTATCAATCTCTATATcccttttttcttttattgaTATATTGTTCAAGtgttatgaaaaaaaaaaaaaaaaaaaaaaaaaatatatatatatataaacaaagtGATGGATATAGAATGGggaaaatttttttttttagatattattaaaaattagtgtattttattaataggggaataacatattattttagcATCCAAGTGGTGTATAAATTGTATTACATTTTCTTATTGAAATGGCTGTTACCAAATTTGTAgttttcatatttatcattAATATTGTGTGCACAGGtttattcataaaaatattttatcataaataATCGCAcacatatgtatgtatatatatatacaaccCTATAACCCATTAGAAggttatatagaaaataattgtAATTTCCatgatacatataaaattttaatttttgataataaaatcaagtttgaataataaaaaaaatggatgaTAAACTATATTCTTATGTAGTTGTGTTTGATATATCAAATGATTGCACAGTTAATACACCCTACCACATAACTATATATTATCCATATAGTTGTATTAtatctattttttaatattattcaatattttttatacgtTTTTATAGTTTGTTTTTTCTTCACATAGTTCCAAAGCGCATTTATATGTTttgaacatatatataattccttcacatttttataataataatttttacaattattaaGATATATTTGACACAACATATggagtatatattttttgtgcaAATTTTAAGTCATAAAAAGcgttttattaatatataataataatataaatataatttatatgtaaagaatatttacatataaataaatatatgtatgtagtATGTTCTATTTATAAGGGCATATACAAATATGCTCATATTAAcgtcatattttttttttttttttttcatttattaaactgttgaatatgtatatgtaataaaattCATACTGTCAAGAAAAGATTAAGTGTAAATTACATTACttgcatttatatattttttttaaaacaataattaaaaatttttttttctctgatatatatatgatgcataataaataattgttCCTATATTATTTGGCATTCAAAAACGTCCCCTTTTTTACGCAATATATATACGgcataatattatatagggataaatataattatatgcatacataacaatatatatatatatatatacatataaatatattatatacatttcgcattatatatatatatagtaattTATATTGGAAAGTgaattaaaatttaatatgttTTACCCTAAAGTttgtacatataaaaaagaatgcatattattttacgttgcatatataaatttctCCATTCTTAtgcatataaatttttttactttggccataataaattattccgTTTTTAACAGTTAATagattttatatattattataaatattctttattaattttttatgtatatatttatta belongs to Plasmodium yoelii strain 17X genome assembly, chromosome: 11 and includes:
- a CDS encoding phosphatidylserine synthase, putative encodes the protein MIKDCSIAILGLGSLLLSFTSSQFDFKTRIIISSIVFVLNFFSILWLLTRYVNNVKREFFKIVIYIFAALYFGLILFIQYFSIDEIQLVIKYVKPTIHFSKVERTYMENCNSWENVYDKFDRFVVAHLLGWLGKGLVVRNFLYLNVNSILFELVELKFRNILPNFYECWWDHILLDVLGCNLFGILMSIWAMKYFNVELYKWEFSDPKRRKKNIIFPKLDKLIRLFFNNSKTFAIFIFICIIMSTVDLNIFIIKAIIQIDVKESLLIYRELIMGFLGLMATYELNKNFNGKVTKKRLTPAIVLTTITIFEVIYSLRWKHVLISDNSDTTIINGIFVSMYTTAFSIFSLLFVNDYIM